The DNA region atttacggttttgcccctaatgtgttaaagcttcctttttaagcgatttttgaaagaaatgttttaattaccctactaatcgcttaacgaatattattttaaatattctgttaaatattataaattattttgacactcggaatgacttcgggaaagttatacttctgtaatttattatgatatccgaaatacatttattatgattccgtccgaccccattggatttgtttgtctttgatacgcttcatcgagtcttgaaaacatttattatatttttaaattgcattagtctctcactactccattcgtggatgtcccaatgtttcccacactgagcccgggccaggatatgttgtcaagcgtaattctctgcattgttcgccgcgtcccgatgtgagggggcaggtatacgcgtacatgggtctgtggagtatgatgtgccatgtccgcctattctgatctgatctgttatggccattttgatatgatattatatgatacggggccacgccccttttctgattcctctgtattgtggcaccagtgtcgggagggtgaccacgttctgtctgccgagtcccgtggcagggatcggatatgatatgacatatgtttctgtacacattctgtctgatttggaaatatgcatttgacactctggattttgtacccattttctgtaatcattatgatttgacttctgtgattccgctttacatattcagtacatatttcgtactgaccccctttcttcgggggttgcgttttcatgccgcgcaggtacatacgacaggtttgctgatccgcacgtttaggatcccatttctgctattttggggcgctctcttctacagagcccatcttttggtacagtctgtcactgctatctggatatgtactttgttcagggtatgacggggccctgtcccgtcttatgattatgatatgttctgtagaggtctgtggatacatctgtgtgggttctgtacatatgtttgggatgttttgttttatgatagccttatcggcttctgtgtgccaagtctgctcttcggctaaattctgtagcatccactaatgttattattatattattattctgataatatgctaatttgggtatcgggtacgtataggtgcccagctagggcactggtcgcggcccacggggttgggtcgtgacagtcaggctagtccctttttttactaaggcatgattcctataacatgaccccctttatctttccatgaccttcttatattccgaaaaatatgagtcaatgtttgtaaagagcttcttatgagacaaagataagagatatgtcgagagtatgataatgatgatgatgagtctgagcctagagatcctaaagcttatgatatgatatttccatgaagctaatgatccttgtacgattctttgatgttattcattattgctagacccaccttgtgatgctagttccttcaaggcgaggtatgatgattatgatgactccataatggaatagggggttctcgaccttacgtcaccctgacatagttatagattatctttgagttctaatgcatgctttatgataagtatacgaggatgagattacaccgtgcctaggtggctggacatgtcaccgcgaaggcgggctgtatacgattacaccgtgcctagatggacggacatgtcaccgcgaaggcgggctgcatattattacaccgtgcctatatggccggacatgacaccattagtgggcggcgtgcgatggttacccggacgctggttaacgatgatggtatatgtgatatgtataacatgtgttttcttttaaaggctaagcaggttatatcttcacctcatgctccattatttctctattatgttaatattattcatgccttacatactcagtacaatgttcgtactgacggcttttctttttggatgctatgttcatgcccacaggtagacagggagacagtgcagatctgtaggagcttatcagcagattcgcaagagcactccactattccggaggtgctacttatgatcatattcttttgtgcatatgtttgggcacgacggggttctgtcccgtctttatgtttagtactctagtagaggctcgtagatacgtacgtgtgggtactAGATGCCCCATGATGATCACATTGTATATTTGTAACTTATTTTGATAGCCCGAAGGTCGTATGCATATGATTGTAgatatgttttggaagtgataaaGGTTTCCTTATGGCTAGTTGTGTTGAGAATAGTAAATGCATTtaagatgagtatgatgattagcatgagtggtgctcggtagtcagctccgggtacccgtcatggccccctaggcgggtcgtgacagatagtaCCTGATGTACCAGATGTTTCTGCAGAATCAACCTTTGCTGTGTTTGCTACTGCATCAACCATCTTACCTTTTCCTTTGCCTAGCATGTTAAGGATTTGAGAGTATTGTTCTGATGTAAATGGTGGAACTGATAGAAGAGTTATGTTGAGGGTGTTGAAATGAGAAGGCAAAGGAACATTGTTGACCTGAGAAGAATACTGAGCTGCATATCCTTGATCATCTGGAGAAAGGTTGCCAGTGTTGGTAGCATTGTTAGCATAGGTGTTAGAGTACCCTCCTTTCTTTTTGTATTTGTAGTCTGATGGATAACCATGTAGCTTGTAACAATTATCCTTGGTGTGACCCCTAAACTTGCAATGGTCACAGTATATGGATGATTTTCCAGAGTTGTTTCTGGACCTGAAACCACCATTACCTCCTCCATTATTTGACATTCTATTACTCTGCATAGCAGACTTATTCAAACTCCCATGACTACCACTAAGATTGCTATAGCCTCCAATGTTTTGAATCCTATTACTCATCAAAGCAGACTCACTACTCTCACCTTGAGTGAACATGTTATTTCCCTGTAGATTCTTCCTTTGACTCTCAACAATTATGATCATGGCATAGGCTCGATTGATATTAGGTAAGGAGAAGTCATGAGAACTTGACTTCTAGCATAGTCATAAGAATCATTCAGTCCCATGAGGAACTGCCACAACTTATGCAGTTGAAAGTATTCATTGTATTGTTTGGACTCCGGACAAGGACATGAGGGAGGGGGAACCAATGCACCAAACTCATCCCATAACTCTTTAAGTCTAGTGAAGTATACTAATACAAAGGAAGTACCTTGAGTAAGAGGCGCATTCTCCCTATGCAAATAGAATGCTCTAGAAGCATTGACCTTATCAAATCTCTCTCTTAGATCTTCCCACACAGCATGCGTATCAGAACCGTAAATCACAGCACTAACCAAATACTTTGAAACAGTGTTCATAATCCACGCAAACACAATTGCATTACATCTATCCTAAAGTTCATGAAAACTGGCATCATAATTTTCTTTGTGACAGGTTTCCAAAATAAAACCCAGTTTATTTTTGCCTAACAGTACAATTTTCAGAGATTTACTCCATAACGAGTAATTTTTAGAACCTTGAAGCTTTATAGAGATGAGAACTGAACCTTGTGTATTCAAAGGATGAATGCAAAGAGGATGATTGTGGTGTTCTTCATCAGTTTGCTGTGAATTTTGATCATGAGTTTGACTTGTAGCTCCACTTGCGCCATTAATGGTTTCATCTACTAGTGCCATTGTTAGACTTTGATTTGAAACAATCTAACACAACAACACTCAAATCAACTGAAAATTGATGCAGAAACTTGAATTTAAATCGATCAAAGAGAGATTGCAAAATCGCCAATTTTCTTCGAATCAAAACCGCACAAAAAATTTCTTACGAGCTAAGAGTTCATCTCAACTTCAACTATACTAAGCTAATAGCAGGTTTAACTTGGATGCTCTGATTCCATGTTAAGGAGCTCAGATATGGAAGCATTAATGGAGATGAAATCTTAGAGaggaagaaagaagagaaaatatCTCATTCTGTGTATTGATGAAATGAAACTGTACTGTTGTATATCCTAACTgccttgtatatatatacatacttaacCGACCTACTTTCTAAAATAACGAGCCAACTAATCAAGTGTAACTAACTCAACTAACTCTAATTAATTACGTTTAGTGATTACACTTAAGTTACATCAGTGGTCCCACATTCTTCTACAAGGGTAAATAATTTAAATTCTATAGTTAGCTATGAATTTTTCCCTTCTTTAATTGTGATTTCGACATAGGGCTGTTTGGTATATACAATTTATTTGGGTAGTGATATAGTTATAGATACAATGTTGTTacatagagaagtaaaatataacatgcaAAATCGCATTATTCAAATAAATATATTCTGACATAGTGAAATGTTATTACACAGAATGACAGTTGCAGAGGGGGTGATTGTATTTGTATACACATTATTTACGCTATCTTATTTCACTTGCTTTGCTTATATTATATACCAAAAGTCAGCAACACAGGATTGTCCAAATCTTATACTAAGATATACTTTGTCGGAATTATGATAAGATATGTTCATAGTAAACTGAATTCGAGAGGATATGGTTTGCAACCCTCTAGCTTGTTAGTGGCCAAAGGACaaccaaaaattgtgaaat from Lycium barbarum isolate Lr01 chromosome 10, ASM1917538v2, whole genome shotgun sequence includes:
- the LOC132613151 gene encoding uncharacterized protein LOC132613151 — encoded protein: MALVDETINGASGATSQTHDQNSQQTDEEHHNHPLCIHPLNTQGSVLISIKLQGSKNYSLWSKSLKIDRCNAIVFAWIMNTVSKYLVSAVIYGSDTHAVWEDLRERFDKVNASRAFYLHRENAPLTQGTSFVLVYFTRLKELWDEFGALKSSSHDFSLPNINRAYAMIIIVESQRKNLQGNNMFTQGESSESALMSNRIQNIGGYSNLSGSHGSLNKSAMQSNRMSNNGGGNGGFRSRNNSGKSSIYCDHCKFRGHTKDNCYKLHGYPSDYKYKKKGGYSNTYANNATNTGNLSPDDQGYAAQYSSQVNNVPLPSHFNTLNITLLSVPPFTSEQYSQILNMLGKGKGKMVDAVANTAKVDSAETSGTSGFKYNLLSLVSKITTELDCAVLFFPYFCVFPELSSGKVIGIGKKEDGLYILKASSADVVLPLCNTSSLWHKRLGYASLRVVRFIPYLKNAKFTDHVCTMCPIAKQTRSHFLLSHTVSPCVFDLVLADVWGPYRVPTHNGRRYFLTPVNDYLVGTEVKCLRTANGIELLNEHVRCLLKDKVVERRHGSILDIARALRFQTGVPPSFPVIDLPNYEIPSSCPSTQPTTVTPDVCGSSPTLCITSSPAQDPSTPITPTISQIACLIPDPEPRQSSRTSKPPIWMHGYFVPSRDSACSYPLSNYMSYDNLSPTYKLSLAAFSTIFEPRSYTEASKDPLWVAAMKAEISALEENKT